The Bacteroidales bacterium genome contains a region encoding:
- the nadC gene encoding carboxylating nicotinate-nucleotide diphosphorylase, translating into MHSGLTINQIIDYALIEDIGNGDHTSLSTIPADKRGKMALFVKEEGALAGVSLARQIFHHYNPDISMQVILQDGNWVNKGDIAFIVEGPVINLLSCERLVLNFMQRLSGIATQTNKMVKILEGTNTKILDTRKTTPLLRELEKMAVRIGGGCNHRIGLYDMILIKDNHVDFAGGIKAALTKAAQYLKDKSLDLEIEIEVRTMDELKEVLDTNIANRVLLDNFTPQKLKEAVTFIDGRLKTEASGGINIDNLREFAETGVDYISSGALTHHIKSLDLSLKAID; encoded by the coding sequence ATGCATAGTGGACTAACAATAAATCAAATTATTGATTATGCTTTAATAGAGGATATTGGAAATGGAGATCATACCTCATTAAGTACAATTCCGGCAGATAAAAGAGGAAAAATGGCTTTGTTTGTAAAAGAGGAGGGCGCTTTAGCGGGAGTTAGTCTTGCTAGGCAAATTTTCCACCATTATAACCCTGACATATCAATGCAAGTGATTTTGCAAGATGGAAATTGGGTAAACAAAGGAGATATTGCTTTTATTGTAGAAGGTCCAGTAATAAACTTGCTTTCATGCGAGCGACTAGTGCTTAATTTTATGCAAAGATTGAGTGGAATTGCTACTCAAACAAATAAAATGGTGAAAATATTAGAAGGAACAAATACAAAAATATTAGACACCAGAAAAACAACTCCATTGCTTAGAGAGTTGGAAAAAATGGCTGTAAGAATTGGTGGAGGCTGCAATCATAGAATTGGGCTTTATGACATGATTCTTATAAAAGACAATCATGTGGATTTTGCCGGAGGAATAAAAGCTGCATTAACAAAGGCTGCCCAATATCTTAAAGACAAAAGCCTTGACTTAGAAATAGAAATAGAAGTTCGGACAATGGATGAGTTAAAAGAAGTTTTAGACACAAATATTGCAAATAGAGTTCTATTGGATAATTTTACACCTCAAAAACTAAAAGAGGCTGTTACTTTTATAGATGGGCGATTGAAAACAGAAGCTAGCGGAGGCATCAATATTGATAATTTGAGAGAATTTGCCGAAACAGGTGTAGATTATATTTCGTCAGGAGCACTTACTCACCATATAAAAAGTTTGGATTTAAGTTTAAAAGCCATTGACTAA
- a CDS encoding DUF4783 domain-containing protein translates to MKIFIIILLSLGTIYGHAATNEEHDTMSFYSVNDVIADAIKAGDASKLASYFAQTIQLSVPGKKDVFSKTQAGVIMQDFFKKYPPSSFTINSEGKTSGSNFYVLGSYVSGDVVFKVYYVMQNIENKITLHILKFEIQ, encoded by the coding sequence ATGAAAATTTTTATTATCATACTACTAAGCTTAGGAACTATTTATGGACATGCTGCAACAAACGAAGAGCATGATACAATGTCTTTTTATAGTGTAAATGATGTAATTGCAGATGCTATAAAGGCTGGAGACGCTTCAAAACTTGCATCTTATTTTGCACAAACAATCCAATTAAGCGTGCCAGGGAAAAAAGACGTTTTTAGCAAAACACAGGCAGGTGTAATAATGCAAGATTTTTTCAAAAAATACCCACCATCATCATTTACAATAAATTCTGAAGGAAAAACTTCTGGGTCAAACTTTTATGTTTTGGGTTCGTATGTCTCCGGAGATGTTGTTTTTAAGGTTTATTATGTTATGCAAAATATAGAAAATAAAATAACTCTTCACATTCTAAAATTTGAAATACAATAA
- a CDS encoding glycosyltransferase family 9 protein, with protein MKILIYRISSIGDIVLTSPIVRCLKKQRPEDELHFLTRECYAETMSENPYITKLWTVKKSPMEIADNLKKENFDCMIDLHKNIRSFSLLARLRIRYYTFNKLNFYKWIFTKFKKNLLPDIHIVDRYFKAVKNLNVKNDDLGLDFFMPKNIQIDAKIPEKYIVFAIGGTFFTKRYPKEKIVEFVKKSSLPVVLLGGKKDKENASFIEKSNSDKVFNLCAKLSLYGSAEIIKNASVVVSNDTGMMHIAAALHKPTVSIWGNTVPAFGMYPYFPKEIKENYVIIENKNLKCRPCSKLGFDSCPKKHFDCMQKIEADLIVDAVEKLMKNNT; from the coding sequence ATGAAAATTCTGATATACAGAATAAGTTCAATTGGTGATATAGTGCTAACTTCCCCAATAGTGCGATGTTTGAAAAAACAACGACCAGAAGACGAATTGCATTTCTTAACAAGGGAATGTTATGCTGAAACCATGTCGGAAAATCCTTATATAACAAAGCTCTGGACTGTAAAAAAATCGCCAATGGAAATTGCAGACAATCTTAAAAAAGAAAACTTTGACTGCATGATAGATTTGCATAAAAACATTAGAAGTTTTTCTTTGTTAGCACGGCTTAGAATAAGATACTATACATTCAATAAACTTAATTTTTACAAATGGATTTTTACAAAATTTAAGAAAAACTTACTCCCAGACATTCATATTGTTGATCGCTATTTCAAAGCTGTAAAAAACTTAAATGTTAAAAATGATGATTTAGGATTGGATTTTTTTATGCCAAAAAACATTCAAATAGACGCTAAAATTCCAGAAAAATATATTGTTTTTGCTATTGGTGGCACTTTTTTCACAAAGCGATATCCAAAAGAAAAAATTGTTGAGTTTGTAAAAAAATCAAGCTTACCTGTTGTGTTATTGGGTGGAAAAAAAGATAAGGAAAATGCTTCTTTTATTGAAAAAAGCAATTCAGATAAAGTATTTAATCTTTGTGCAAAACTTTCATTGTATGGGTCTGCTGAAATAATAAAAAATGCAAGTGTTGTTGTTTCAAACGACACAGGCATGATGCACATTGCGGCAGCTTTGCATAAGCCAACAGTTTCAATATGGGGAAACACTGTGCCCGCTTTTGGCATGTATCCATATTTCCCAAAAGAGATAAAAGAAAATTACGTTATTATTGAAAATAAAAATTTAAAGTGCCGCCCTTGCAGCAAATTAGGCTTTGATAGTTGTCCAAAAAAACATTTTGATTGTATGCAAAAAATAGAAGCAGATTTAATTGTTGATGCAGTTGAAAAACTTATGAAAAACAATACATAA
- a CDS encoding 23S rRNA (pseudouridine(1915)-N(3))-methyltransferase RlmH, protein MKITLISAGKTRVPFISEGLKFYGTKINNYFQWEIIETQDLKGISDIKRMTESEGEKIIKHIQEKDTVILLDEKGNLYNSIEFSENLEKIIQNSSVKKIVFVIAGAYGASEQLKKRANYIWSLSPLTFPHQLVRLILVEQIYRALTIMKKEPYHHI, encoded by the coding sequence ATGAAAATTACATTAATTTCAGCAGGAAAAACACGTGTCCCGTTTATATCAGAAGGATTGAAATTCTACGGAACTAAAATAAATAATTATTTTCAGTGGGAAATTATTGAAACGCAAGATTTGAAAGGTATTTCCGACATTAAAAGAATGACCGAAAGCGAAGGCGAAAAAATTATTAAACATATTCAAGAAAAAGACACAGTAATACTTCTAGACGAAAAAGGCAATCTTTACAACAGTATTGAATTTTCGGAAAATCTTGAGAAGATTATTCAAAACAGTTCGGTAAAAAAAATTGTATTTGTAATAGCTGGAGCTTATGGAGCTAGCGAGCAATTAAAGAAACGTGCAAACTATATTTGGTCTCTTTCGCCACTAACTTTTCCTCATCAACTTGTACGACTTATACTAGTAGAGCAAATTTATAGAGCATTAACTATAATGAAAAAAGAGCCGTACCATCATATTTAA